Proteins encoded in a region of the Methanococcus voltae genome:
- a CDS encoding DUF2334 domain-containing protein has product MKSVKKSKLSSKYSTLLLLIVLVLVLLVSTMFFADYHGKYLKYDPLKDVSNDRCYYNASTPIVLIHDVSPKYIDEMKEITEILDNNHYSTRTYLFVIVNHANENKLTDYPEFVEYLHELDKKGYHIQYHGYDHIAGEYNCNESVAKQKLNESIKILNNCQFDTNTINYVITPRYKLSKDSANVFLNRNFTIIMDYYILKNRTDGIEKIIITNKEYTWYMPENCTEIAKNVSIVDYKNSLKENNQFTLSIHPKAVNYGNGIEFLDYFLRKTNYDTLKDILSGEYNSKEINENKK; this is encoded by the coding sequence ATGAAAAGTGTAAAAAAATCTAAGTTATCATCAAAATACTCTACATTACTGTTATTAATAGTTTTAGTTTTAGTATTGTTAGTTTCTACAATGTTTTTTGCAGATTATCACGGTAAATATTTAAAATATGACCCTTTAAAAGATGTATCAAATGACAGATGTTATTATAACGCTTCAACGCCCATAGTTTTGATACACGATGTAAGCCCCAAATATATCGATGAAATGAAAGAAATCACTGAAATACTTGATAATAATCATTATTCAACAAGAACATACTTATTTGTAATAGTAAATCACGCAAATGAAAATAAGTTAACTGACTACCCTGAATTTGTGGAATACCTTCACGAATTGGATAAAAAAGGTTATCATATTCAATATCACGGTTATGACCATATCGCAGGAGAATATAACTGTAATGAAAGTGTCGCAAAGCAAAAATTGAATGAATCCATTAAGATACTAAACAATTGCCAATTTGATACGAATACCATAAATTATGTAATTACTCCAAGGTATAAATTATCCAAAGATTCGGCAAATGTCTTTTTAAATAGGAATTTCACAATAATTATGGATTATTACATTTTAAAAAATAGAACTGACGGCATTGAAAAGATTATAATTACAAATAAAGAGTATACGTGGTATATGCCTGAAAATTGTACAGAAATTGCCAAAAATGTTTCTATAGTAGATTATAAAAACAGTTTAAAAGAAAATAATCAGTTTACGTTGTCAATTCATCCGAAAGCTGTAAATTATGGTAATGGCATAGAATTTTTAGATTATTTCCTACGAAAAACGAATTATGATACATTAAAGGATATTTTATCGGGAGAATATAATTCTAAGGAAATTAATGAAAATAAAAAATAA
- a CDS encoding HNH endonuclease, with amino-acid sequence MPDKEVKTIEDMIYYQYAKIMAKSASRNGKKMGYGFIKTKFRDLKSGKISWSSIMREDLQFVEAEKKCIYCGCTENLTKDHIIPKSIKINERCKDCDNIQGIHNIIWACKSCNSKKGKKGLYEVYNQIYKDDDKFFDKIPPLVEKKYLKLVYRCCNCANKLNCEIDQKDGSVLDIDCCLKEFK; translated from the coding sequence ATGCCTGACAAAGAAGTAAAAACTATCGAAGATATGATATATTACCAATATGCTAAGATAATGGCAAAAAGTGCCTCCAGAAATGGTAAAAAAATGGGTTATGGATTTATAAAAACCAAATTTAGGGACTTAAAAAGTGGTAAAATTTCATGGTCAAGTATTATGCGAGAAGACCTGCAATTTGTTGAAGCTGAAAAAAAGTGTATATATTGTGGTTGCACTGAAAATCTTACTAAAGACCATATTATCCCCAAATCAATTAAAATAAATGAAAGATGTAAAGATTGTGATAATATACAAGGAATTCACAATATAATTTGGGCGTGTAAATCCTGCAACAGTAAGAAAGGCAAAAAAGGACTTTATGAAGTTTATAATCAAATTTATAAAGATGATGATAAATTTTTTGATAAAATACCCCCATTAGTTGAAAAAAAGTATTTAAAACTTGTTTACAGATGTTGCAATTGTGCAAATAAATTAAATTGTGAAATAGACCAAAAAGACGGTTCAGTATTAGATATAGATTGTTGTTTAAAAGAATTTAAATAA